The following proteins come from a genomic window of Pocillopora verrucosa isolate sample1 chromosome 6, ASM3666991v2, whole genome shotgun sequence:
- the LOC131788613 gene encoding uncharacterized protein — MTLVRIRLGLFERDLGHRFNVSHMSVSRITNSWLRFLRSEFEPLIQIPPDDVLKFHMPKVFKEICPDTVVIVDCTEFQMEKPSSLDAQSACYSSYKSTNTMKALLGITPSGVVCFVSELFPGSTSDLEITMQSGFLGKLKRGDEVMADKGFNCQDELASVGVVLVKPNFLKDKKQFSTKETEHSKTIASLRVHVERLMERIKNWHIFDRKIPISMSPVASDILIVVAALSNFLPPLID, encoded by the coding sequence ATGACTTTGGTGCGAATACGACTGGGATTGTTTGAGAGAGACTTGGGCCATAGGTTTAATGTTTCTCACATGTCTGTTTCAAGGATAACTAACTCATGGCTGAGATTTTTGAGGTCAGAGTTCGAGCCGCTTATACAGATACCACCTgatgatgttttgaaatttcatatgCCGAAAGTCTTCAAAGAAATCTGTCCTGACACTGTTGTCATTGTAGACTGCACTGAGTTCCAGATGGAAAAGCCATCGTCACTCGATGCCCAATCTGCCTGCTATTCATCCTATAAGAGCACTAACACAATGAAAGCTTTATTAGGAATCACACCAAGTGGAGTTGTCTGTTTTGTTAGTGAACTATTTCCAGGAAGTACTTCTGATCTAGAAATAACAATGCAAAGTGGCTTTCTTGGCAAACTTAAAAGAGGTGACGAGGTAATGGCTGATAAGGGGTTTAATTGTCAAGATGAGTTAGCATCAGTTGGAGTTGTGCTAGTTaaacctaattttttaaaagacaaaaagcaATTTTCTACCAAAGAAACAGAACATAGTAAAACAATTGCAAGTCTCCGTGTCCACGTGGAAAGGTTAATGGAACGTATTAAAAACTGGCATATTTTTGATCGTAAAATTCCCATTTCAATGTCACCTGTTGCCTCTGATATATTAATTGTGGTGGCTGCTCTATCAAATTTTCTTCCTCCCTTAATAGACTAA
- the LOC131776283 gene encoding zinc finger MYM-type protein 1-like: MASRKNNQETSKQSTLLRWVRPDREPSKTENRGEQAVLEETSQESDEQAAGTSNSSNSNINTTPQGPELPPTPDLPSVSKGPNQPKNFKFPQRTFGNSTKKRSFQPVWFEQRPWLHYVEKTDMVLCFTCVKAIQNKMLSSTKADPQFTRIGYSNWKNAMDKKKGFQKHALSESHKEAVARVITAPATTTGDVGELLSEKHAKEKAINRKILLTILSNVRFLARQALPLRGNWDTDSASEINSNFYQLLKLRSEENPEISEWLSRRTEKYTSPMIQNEMLEVLALGVLREISENIQNAKFFTIMADETADVSIKEQLVVCIRWVDDKFVIHEDFIGMWPLPRTTADQIVGTLREALQQMNLDIQNARGQCYDGAATMAGEKTGVATQIKSVNGKCLYTHCYGHALNLAVADAIKSVKCMSDALDTVREIGKLVKKSPQRNTKLDQIREETTNESRGVHAFCPTRWTVRGEALASVLNNHDELMELWDWSLDVLKDTEMKSRINGVKSMMTKFSFYFGCCLGEKILRQTDNLSRALQSSSISAAQGNKLAVDVVKTLKTDRSDESFDLFWARIKQRKDKEIESIEDPVPPRKRKVPSRFELGQQQTHYFPQTAKDHYKQIYFEAIDFATTAITARFDQKDFKVYMNLQELLLKATAKQPYDAEVAEVLKVYSEDLNPYQLEGQLVLLPQVAASNAFDTSRFNVDDLISFFQSIDEPHKLLLSEICMLGKLLLVIPATNAASERSFSALKRVKTYLRATTGDARLNHLMTLHVHRDRTDSIDLVAAANQFVGEQENRKQLFGSFTTNDLLRKVSLVSRSTQTSL; the protein is encoded by the coding sequence ATGGCTTCAAGAAAGAATAATCAAGAGACTAGTAAGCAAAGCACACTCCTTAGATGGGTGAGACCTGATCGTGAGCCATCGAAGACTGAAAACCGTGGAGAACAAGCTGTTTTAGAAGAAACATCTCAGGAATCTGACGAGCAAGCAGCAGGAACTTCCAATTCTTCGAACTCAAACATAAATACCACACCACAAGGACCTGAATTGCCGCCCACTCCAGATCTGCCATCAGTGTCAAAAGGCCCCAATCAACCGAAGAACTTTAAATTTCCCCAAAGAACGTTTGGAAACAGTACGAAGAAACGTTCATTTCAACCAGTGTGGTTCGAACAGAGGCCATGGCTACATTATGTCGAGAAAACTGACATGGTGTTATGTTTCACTTGTGTAAAAGCCatccaaaataaaatgctttccTCGACAAAAGCAGACCCACAGTTCACTCGGATTGGGTATAGCAACTGGAAAAATGCAATGGACAAAAAGAAAGGGTTTCAAAAACACGCACTCTCTGAATCTCATAAGGAAGCAGTAGCCAGAGTCATTACAGCCCCAGCTACAACCACCGGGGATGTCGGAGAGTTGTTGTCTGAGAAGCACGCAAAGGAAAAGGcaataaacagaaaaatcctACTCACGATTCTTTCCAACGTCCGTTTTTTAGCTCGTCAGGCCCTGCCACTACGGGGAAATTGGGACACTGACAGTGCGAGTGAGATTAACTCAAACTTTTATCAACTACTGAAACTGCGATCTGAAGAAAACCCAGAAATAAGTGAGTGGCTTAGTCGTAGAACTGAGAAATACACATCCCCTATGATTCAGAATGAGATGCTCGAAGTTCTTGCTCTAGGTGTGCTGCGGGAAATATCAGAAAACATTCAGAATGCTAAGTTTTTTACGATAATGGCAGATGAGACAGCTGATGTGTCTATCAAGGAGCAACTTGTTGTATGCATTCGTTGGGTTGACGACAAGTTTGTAATTCATGAAGACTTTATTGGAATGTGGCCCTTGCCCAGAACCACTGCTGATCAGATCGTAGGAACACTGAGAGAGGCCCTGCAACAAATGAATCTCGATATTCAGAATGCTCGTGGTCAGTGCTATGATGGTGCTGCAACAATGGCAGGGGAGAAAACTGGTGTGGCAACGCAGATTAAATCCGTCAATGGAAAGTGCCTGTATACACACTGTTATGGCCATGCCTTGAACTTGGCCGTTGCTGATGCCATAAAATCAGTGAAATGTATGAGTGATGCACTTGACACTGTCAGAGAAATTGGAAAGTTGGTAAAAAAGTCACCACAAAGAAACACCAAACTAGATCAAATAAGGGAAGAAACCACGAATGAGTCTCGTGGAGTTCACGCGTTTTGCCCAACACGATGGACTGTTCGTGGCGAAGCATTAGCATCAGTGCTCAACAACCATGATGAGCTCATGGAGCTTTGGGATTGGTCCCTTGATGTCTTAAAGGACACAGAAATGAAATCGAGAATCAATGGAGTTAAAAGTATGATGACaaagtttagtttttattttggttgttGCTTAGGTGAGAAAATTTTGCGACAAACCGACAACTTGAGCCGTGCTTTGCAGAGTTCTTCAATTTCTGCTGCTCAGGGAAATAAGCTTGCAGTAGATGTGGTCAAAACCTTGAAAACAGATCGGAGCGATGAGTCTTTTGATCTCTTCTGGGCTCGCATCAAACAGAGAAAGGACAAAGAAATTGAGTCCATCGAAGATCCCGTGcctccaaggaagagaaaagtCCCAAGCAGATTCGAGCTTGGACAACAACAAACGCACTATTTCCCTCAAACGGCCAAGGACCACTAtaagcaaatttattttgaagccATCGATTTTGCAACAACTGCAATCACAGCACGATTTGACCAGAAGGACTTCAAAGTGTACATGAATCtccaagagcttcttttaaaGGCCACAGCTAAACAACCGTACGATGCTGAAGTGGCCGAAGTTTTGAAGGTGTATAGTGAAGACCTGAATCCCTATCAACTTGAAGGCCAGCTAGTACTTCTCCCACAAGTGGCTGCCTCGAATGCTTTTGACACTTCAAGATTTAATGTCGATGACctaatatcattttttcaatcaattgatGAACCCCATAAATTACTTCTTTCTGAAATTTGCATGCTGGGAAAGTTACTTTTGGTTATTCCAGCAACGAATGCCGCGAGTGAACGTTCATTTTCTGCTTTAAAGCGCGTCAAGACATATTTGCGTGCAACAACTGGAGACGCAAGGCTGAACCATCTCATGACGCTTCATGTCCACAGGGACAGGACTGATTCGATTGACCTGGTAGCTGCAGCAAACCAGTTTGTTGGAGAACAAGAGAACAGAAAGCAGTTGTTTGGGTCTTTTACCACAAATGATTTGTTGCGAAAGGTGTCTTTGGTCTCGCGTTCAACGCAAACATCTCTATAA